In Phacochoerus africanus isolate WHEZ1 chromosome 1, ROS_Pafr_v1, whole genome shotgun sequence, the following are encoded in one genomic region:
- the ZNF502 gene encoding zinc finger protein 502 isoform X1 has protein sequence MLNMQEAKEREIGREICAGWVNRPAPEQNGSETDLPGIVAKRFQKDEYQDSTFEAKYVCENMKESPPREVPGPCVFQEGGFGEITLIHKETPPEVISQEYNFERSLLLTSNLATHLRVSTEESLHQWETSSIHTNEISDQSKCLTLSTEEKSWKCSECGKTFTQSSSFTQHQRTHRRPYACEDCGKTFSRTSFLVRHQRIHTGVKPYGCELCGKTFRCQSFLTQHQRIHTGEKPYKCNECGNSFRNHSHLTEHRRVHTGEKPYKCNRCGKAFSQNTHLIHHQRIHTGEKPYLCNECGSSFRKHSNLTQHQRIHTGEKPYKCDECAKTFHTKANLSQHQRIHTGEKPYKCKECGKAFCQSPSLIKHQRIHTGEKPYKCKECGKAFAQSTPLTKHQRIHTGERPYKCSECGKAFIQSICLIRHQRSHTGEKPYKCNECGKGFNQNTCLTQHMRIHTGEKPYKCQECGKAFAHNTSLTEHHRTHTGEKLYKCSECEKTFRKYAHLSEHYRIHTGEKPYECIECGRFFRHSSVLFRHQKLHSGE, from the exons atgttgaataTGCAAGAagctaaagagagagagattggcaGAGAGATTTGTGCAG GTTGGGTGAACAGGCCTGCTCCAGAGCAGAATGGCTCTGAAACTGATTTGCCAGGGATAGTGGCAAAGAGATTCCAAAAGGATGAATACCAAGATTCTACATTTGAAGCAAAATATGTTTGTGAGAATATGAAGGAAAGCCCTCCCAGAGAGGTTCCAGGACCATGCGTTTTCCAAGAAGGAggttttggggaaataactctTATCCACAAAGAAACACCTCCAGAAGTGATTAGCCAAGAATATAATTTTGAGAGAAGTTTGCTTTTGACCTCAAACCTTGCTACACATCTCAGAGTTTCTACAGAAGAGAGTCTACATCAGTGGGAGACAAGTAGCATACACACCAATGAGATTTCAGACCAAAGTAAATGTCTGACCCTCTCTACAGAGGAAAAATCTTGGAAATGTAGTGAATGTGGAAAAACTTTTACTCAAAGCTCATCATTTACCCAACATCAGAGAACTCACAGGAGACCCTATGCTTGTGAGGATTGTGGGAAAACCTTTAGTCGTACCTCATTCCTTGTTCGACATCAAAGAATTCACACTGGAGTGAAACCATATGGATGTGAGCTGTGTGGGAAAACATTCCGATGTCAATCATTTCTTACTCAACATCAGAGaatccacactggagagaaaccgtataaatgtaatgaatgtgggaatTCCTTCCGTAATCATTCACATCTCACTGAACACAGGAgagttcacactggagagaaaccatatAAATGCAATAgatgtgggaaggccttcagtcAGAACACACACCTCATTCatcatcagagaattcatactggtgagaaacctTATTTATGCAATGAATGTGGCTCTTCTTTTCGCAAACACTCAAATCTTACacaacatcagagaattcacactggagagaaaccctataaatgtGATGAATGTGCGAAAACTTTCCATACAAAGGCAAACCTCTCTcagcatcagagaattcatactggagagaaaccctataaatgtaaggaatgtgggaaagccttttgTCAGAGCCCATCCCTTATTAAACACCAGcgaattcatactggagaaaaaCCCTATAAATGTAAAGAATGTGGCAAAGCTTTTGCTCAGAGCACCCCACTCACtaaacatcagagaattcatacaggGGAAAGACCCTACAAGTGCAGTGAATGTGGTAAAGCTTTCATTCAGAGCATTTGCCTTATTCGGCATCAGAGAAGTCATACTGGAGAAAAACCCTATAAATGCAATGAATGTGGGAAGGGCTTTAATCAGAATACCTGCCTCACTCAGCATATGAGGATTCATACTGGGGAGAAACCCTATAAATGTcaagaatgtgggaaagcctttgcTCACAACACATCTCTTACTGAACATCATAGAACTCACACTGGTGAAAAGCTCTATAAATGTAGTGAGTGTGAGAAAACCTTCCGCAAGTATGCACACCTTAGTGAACATTATAGGATTCACACTGGTGAGAAGCCTTATGAGTGCATTGAATGTGGAAGATTCTTCAGACATAGTTCAGTCCTTTTCAGACATCAGAAACTTCACAGTGGTGAATAA
- the ZNF502 gene encoding zinc finger protein 502 isoform X2 codes for MKESPPREVPGPCVFQEGGFGEITLIHKETPPEVISQEYNFERSLLLTSNLATHLRVSTEESLHQWETSSIHTNEISDQSKCLTLSTEEKSWKCSECGKTFTQSSSFTQHQRTHRRPYACEDCGKTFSRTSFLVRHQRIHTGVKPYGCELCGKTFRCQSFLTQHQRIHTGEKPYKCNECGNSFRNHSHLTEHRRVHTGEKPYKCNRCGKAFSQNTHLIHHQRIHTGEKPYLCNECGSSFRKHSNLTQHQRIHTGEKPYKCDECAKTFHTKANLSQHQRIHTGEKPYKCKECGKAFCQSPSLIKHQRIHTGEKPYKCKECGKAFAQSTPLTKHQRIHTGERPYKCSECGKAFIQSICLIRHQRSHTGEKPYKCNECGKGFNQNTCLTQHMRIHTGEKPYKCQECGKAFAHNTSLTEHHRTHTGEKLYKCSECEKTFRKYAHLSEHYRIHTGEKPYECIECGRFFRHSSVLFRHQKLHSGE; via the coding sequence ATGAAGGAAAGCCCTCCCAGAGAGGTTCCAGGACCATGCGTTTTCCAAGAAGGAggttttggggaaataactctTATCCACAAAGAAACACCTCCAGAAGTGATTAGCCAAGAATATAATTTTGAGAGAAGTTTGCTTTTGACCTCAAACCTTGCTACACATCTCAGAGTTTCTACAGAAGAGAGTCTACATCAGTGGGAGACAAGTAGCATACACACCAATGAGATTTCAGACCAAAGTAAATGTCTGACCCTCTCTACAGAGGAAAAATCTTGGAAATGTAGTGAATGTGGAAAAACTTTTACTCAAAGCTCATCATTTACCCAACATCAGAGAACTCACAGGAGACCCTATGCTTGTGAGGATTGTGGGAAAACCTTTAGTCGTACCTCATTCCTTGTTCGACATCAAAGAATTCACACTGGAGTGAAACCATATGGATGTGAGCTGTGTGGGAAAACATTCCGATGTCAATCATTTCTTACTCAACATCAGAGaatccacactggagagaaaccgtataaatgtaatgaatgtgggaatTCCTTCCGTAATCATTCACATCTCACTGAACACAGGAgagttcacactggagagaaaccatatAAATGCAATAgatgtgggaaggccttcagtcAGAACACACACCTCATTCatcatcagagaattcatactggtgagaaacctTATTTATGCAATGAATGTGGCTCTTCTTTTCGCAAACACTCAAATCTTACacaacatcagagaattcacactggagagaaaccctataaatgtGATGAATGTGCGAAAACTTTCCATACAAAGGCAAACCTCTCTcagcatcagagaattcatactggagagaaaccctataaatgtaaggaatgtgggaaagccttttgTCAGAGCCCATCCCTTATTAAACACCAGcgaattcatactggagaaaaaCCCTATAAATGTAAAGAATGTGGCAAAGCTTTTGCTCAGAGCACCCCACTCACtaaacatcagagaattcatacaggGGAAAGACCCTACAAGTGCAGTGAATGTGGTAAAGCTTTCATTCAGAGCATTTGCCTTATTCGGCATCAGAGAAGTCATACTGGAGAAAAACCCTATAAATGCAATGAATGTGGGAAGGGCTTTAATCAGAATACCTGCCTCACTCAGCATATGAGGATTCATACTGGGGAGAAACCCTATAAATGTcaagaatgtgggaaagcctttgcTCACAACACATCTCTTACTGAACATCATAGAACTCACACTGGTGAAAAGCTCTATAAATGTAGTGAGTGTGAGAAAACCTTCCGCAAGTATGCACACCTTAGTGAACATTATAGGATTCACACTGGTGAGAAGCCTTATGAGTGCATTGAATGTGGAAGATTCTTCAGACATAGTTCAGTCCTTTTCAGACATCAGAAACTTCACAGTGGTGAATAA
- the ZNF501 gene encoding zinc finger protein 501, with amino-acid sequence MSSSQILLQLKHQRLNRHKKPLKCSECGKFFTQRSSLTQHERIHTGEKPYICTKCGTCFRKQSNLTQHLRIHTGEKPYKCNECEKAFQTKAVLVQHLRIHTGEKPYKCNQCGKAFCQSPSLIKHLRIHTGEKPYKCSECGKAFSQSICLTRHQRSHSGARPYKCNDCGKAFNQSACLMQHQRIHSGEKPYTCTKCGKAFTQNSSLVEHERTHTGEKLYKCSECEKTFRKQAHLSEHYRIHTGEKPYECAACGKAFRHSSALARHQRLHAGE; translated from the coding sequence ATGAGTTCCAGCCAGATTTTATTGCAACTGAAACATCAGAGACTTAACAGGCATAAAAAACCTTTGaagtgcagtgaatgtggaaaaTTCTTTACTCAGAGATCATCTCTTACCCAGCATGAGAGGATTCACACGGGAGAGAAGccatatatatgtaccaaatgTGGAACTTGTTTCCGTAAACAATCAAATCTTACTCAACATCTGAGGATTCATACGGGAGAGAAACCTtacaaatgtaatgaatgtgAGAAAGCCTTTCAAACAAAAGCAGTCTTGGTCCAGCATCtgagaattcacactggagagaaaccctataaatGCAATCAATGTGGCAAAGCCTTTTGTCAAAGTCCATCTCTTATTAAACACCTgcgaattcatactggagagaaaccctataaatgcagtgaatgtggcaaagccttcaGTCAGAGCATATGCCTTACTCGTCATCAGAGAAGTCATTCTGGAGCTAGACCTTATAAGTGTAATGATTGTGGGAAAGCCTTTAATCAGAGTGCATGCCTCATGCAGCATCAGAGAATCCACTCAGGAGAGAAGCCTTACACATGTACCAAATGTGGTAAAGCCTTCACTCAGAACTCTTCCCTTGTTGAACATGAGAgaactcatactggagagaaacttTATAAGTGTAGCGAGTGTGAAAAAACCTTCCGCAAGCAAGCACACCTTAGTGAACATTATAggattcacactggagagaaaccctatgaatgtgctgcctgtgggaaagccttcaggcATAGCTCAGCGCTTGCTCGACATCAGAGGCTTCATGCTGGAGAATAA